The Panicum hallii strain FIL2 chromosome 9, PHallii_v3.1, whole genome shotgun sequence genome has a window encoding:
- the LOC112873117 gene encoding ABC transporter G family member 38-like, protein GSLYFAVAFVGFENCVTAQPIIAVERTVLYRERAAGMYSAIPYALSQVVVEIPYVFVETVIYSLIVYSMMSFQWTPAKFFWFFYISFLTFLYFTYYGMMSVAITPNPQVASIFAAAFYSLFNLFSGFIIPRSKIPKWWIWYYWICPVAWTVYGLIVSQYGDVEDFIKVPGQPDKQVRTFIKDYFGYDPDFMGVVAGVLAGFTV, encoded by the exons GGATCATTGTATTTTGCTGTCGCATTTGTTGGTTTTGAAAATTGTGTAACTGCTCAACCTATTATTGCTGTGGAGAGGACTGTCCTTTACAGAGAGCGTGCAGCTGGAATGTACTCAGCTATACCCTATGCTCTCTCACAG GTTGTTGTGGAGATACCATATGTGTTCGTCGAGACTGTTATATATAGTCTTATTGTGTACTCAATGATGTCTTTCCAGTGGACACCAGCAAAATTCTTCTGGTTCTTCTATATTTCATTCCTCACCTTCCTCTATTTTACTTACTATGGTATGATGAGTGTCGCCATAACACCGAACCCTCAGGTCGCTTCCATATTTGCCGCTGCCTTCTACTCTCTCTTTAATCTCTTCTCAGGGTTCATCATCCCGAGATCG AAAATCCCAAAATGGTGGATATGGTACTACTGGATTTGTCCGGTGGCATGGACGGTTTATGGACTGATTGTTTCTCAGTATGGTGATGTGGAGGATTTTATCAAGGTGCCCGGTCAACCCGATAAGCAAGTCAGGACTTTCATCAAGGACTACTTTGGCTATGACCCAGACTTCATGGGTGTAGTAGCAGGAGTGCTGGCTGGCTTTACTGTCTAA